A genome region from Verrucomicrobiaceae bacterium includes the following:
- a CDS encoding squalene--hopene cyclase, giving the protein MLAELDRAIASTQAHLLSLRNEKGHWEGELSSSALSTATAVVALKLVDAAKHADFIEKGAAWLRQHQNTDGGWGDTTLSKSNLSTTLLCWSALHLVGTSSPAAEAWIIARTGSLEPAAIAKAVIARYGKDKTFSVPILMLCSLCGTLGDKPWRHVIALPFELAALPRTWFGAVGLPVVSYALPALIAIGHIRFQKAPPARWNPLRWLRALAWKRVRPMLQTLQPSGGGYLEATPLTSFVTMALAGAGDLDHPCLPLAVEFLRRSMREDGAWPIDTNLATWGTTLAMRALQGGADTPARQVVTDWLLAQQYRDVHPFTNAAPGGWAWTDLPGGVPDADDTSSALIALKALLSDSPQSSQRNTEDSKKASLCLSVPSVVKSSVIPGIRWLLDLQNRDGGIPTFCRGWGALPFDRSTPEITAHALLAWWTWKAELPEELQNRIETATRRALAYLKKNQAADGSWLPLWFGNEHTPDEMNPVYGTAQVLNHLLGSEALSVQATALIQSGLGYLRAAQKPDGSFGGDPVSPASIEETAVALHALCLPGSPLSALLSPLQWLLAATRHGTHFPSAPIGLYFAQLWYHERLYPVIWTLQALKTARQRLSESE; this is encoded by the coding sequence ATGCTCGCCGAACTCGACCGCGCCATCGCCAGCACCCAGGCTCATCTTTTGAGCCTGCGGAACGAAAAAGGCCACTGGGAGGGTGAACTGAGTTCCAGCGCCCTTTCCACGGCCACCGCCGTCGTGGCGCTGAAACTCGTCGATGCCGCGAAGCATGCCGATTTCATCGAAAAAGGTGCCGCATGGCTCCGCCAGCATCAAAACACCGACGGCGGCTGGGGCGACACGACCCTCAGCAAGAGCAATCTCTCCACCACGCTGCTGTGCTGGAGTGCGCTGCACCTCGTGGGCACGTCTTCGCCTGCGGCCGAGGCCTGGATCATCGCCCGCACGGGCTCTCTGGAGCCAGCAGCCATCGCGAAGGCCGTCATCGCCCGCTACGGCAAGGACAAGACCTTCAGCGTGCCCATTTTGATGCTCTGCTCGCTTTGCGGCACGCTCGGTGACAAGCCGTGGCGGCATGTCATCGCGCTGCCCTTCGAGCTCGCTGCTTTGCCGCGGACGTGGTTCGGCGCGGTGGGGCTGCCGGTGGTGAGCTATGCGCTGCCGGCGCTCATCGCCATCGGCCACATTCGTTTTCAAAAAGCACCGCCCGCGAGGTGGAATCCGCTGCGCTGGCTCCGGGCCCTTGCGTGGAAGCGTGTGCGGCCGATGCTACAAACGCTGCAACCTTCCGGCGGCGGCTATTTGGAGGCCACGCCGCTCACCAGCTTCGTCACCATGGCTCTCGCCGGGGCAGGGGATCTCGATCATCCCTGCCTGCCGCTCGCCGTCGAATTCCTCCGCCGCAGCATGCGTGAAGATGGTGCCTGGCCCATCGACACCAATCTTGCCACCTGGGGCACCACGCTGGCGATGCGTGCTCTGCAAGGGGGCGCGGATACTCCTGCCCGCCAAGTCGTGACTGACTGGCTCCTCGCCCAGCAATACCGCGACGTGCATCCCTTCACCAACGCCGCTCCCGGCGGCTGGGCCTGGACCGATCTCCCCGGCGGCGTGCCCGATGCTGATGACACATCGAGTGCGCTCATCGCTCTCAAAGCGTTGCTTTCGGATTCACCACAGAGTTCACAGAGGAACACAGAGGATTCTAAAAAAGCATCTCTGTGCCTCTCGGTGCCCTCTGTGGTGAAATCGAGCGTGATTCCCGGCATCCGCTGGCTTCTCGACCTGCAAAACCGCGACGGCGGTATCCCGACTTTCTGCCGCGGCTGGGGTGCGTTGCCGTTTGATCGCTCCACGCCCGAAATCACCGCCCACGCCCTCCTCGCGTGGTGGACGTGGAAGGCCGAATTGCCCGAAGAGCTCCAAAACCGCATCGAAACCGCCACCCGACGCGCTTTGGCCTATTTGAAGAAAAACCAAGCCGCCGATGGCTCCTGGCTCCCCCTCTGGTTCGGCAACGAACACACGCCCGACGAGATGAACCCCGTTTATGGCACCGCCCAGGTCCTAAACCACCTCCTCGGCAGCGAGGCTCTTTCCGTCCAGGCCACCGCCTTGATCCAAAGTGGCCTGGGCTACCTCCGCGCCGCCCAAAAGCCCGATGGCTCCTTCGGTGGCGATCCCGTCAGCCCCGCGAGCATCGAAGAAACCGCCGTTGCCCTCCATGCCCTCTGCCTTCCCGGCTCTCCTCTCTCCGCTCTCCTCTCTCCTCTTCAGTGGCTCCTCGCCGCCACCCGCCACGGCACCCACTTCCCCAGCGCCCCCATTGGTCTCTACTTCGCCCAGCTGTGGTATCACGAACGCCTCTACCCCGTGATTTGGACCCTCCAGGCGCTGAAAACCGCCCGGCAGCGGCTTTCCGAGAGCGAATGA
- a CDS encoding DUF4177 domain-containing protein: MATFGIREGMLNKLNLREEEIKTFLADAGANGWELVAVTPIDGQHNGGTQVLMVTLKRPKAA, translated from the coding sequence ATGGCCACATTCGGCATCCGTGAAGGCATGCTGAATAAGCTGAACCTCCGCGAGGAGGAGATCAAAACCTTTCTAGCCGATGCTGGCGCCAACGGCTGGGAGCTCGTGGCCGTCACGCCCATCGACGGCCAACACAATGGAGGCACTCAAGTCCTCATGGTCACACTCAAACGTCCCAAAGCCGCCTAA
- the sufC gene encoding Fe-S cluster assembly ATPase SufC, which produces MSLEIKNLHAQIPGREILKGLNLTINPGEVHAIMGPNGSGKSTLSKVLCGHEDYEVTRGEVLLDGENILDLAVDARSRAGLFLAFQYPHEIPGVSNANFLRAALKARLPKGEDIDAVKFYKTLYARMDQLEMDRSFTSRSVNEGFSGGEKKRNEILQLMMLEPKYAILDETDSGLDIDALKIVSRGVNAMRSENRGFLVITHYQRLLNYIQPDIVHVLKDGRIVKTGGKELSLELEERGYDWVHEEPLAAAA; this is translated from the coding sequence ATGTCATTAGAGATCAAAAACCTCCACGCCCAGATCCCCGGCCGCGAAATCCTCAAAGGCCTGAACCTCACCATCAACCCCGGTGAAGTCCACGCCATCATGGGCCCGAACGGCAGCGGCAAGAGCACGCTGAGCAAGGTCCTCTGCGGCCACGAAGACTACGAAGTCACCCGCGGCGAGGTCCTCCTCGATGGCGAAAACATCCTCGATCTGGCCGTCGATGCCCGCAGCCGCGCCGGACTCTTCCTCGCCTTCCAATACCCGCATGAGATCCCCGGCGTCAGCAACGCCAACTTCCTCCGCGCCGCGCTGAAGGCCCGCCTGCCAAAGGGCGAGGACATCGATGCCGTGAAGTTTTACAAAACGCTCTACGCCCGCATGGACCAGCTCGAGATGGACCGCAGCTTCACCAGCCGCAGCGTCAATGAAGGCTTCTCCGGCGGTGAAAAGAAGCGCAACGAGATCCTCCAGCTCATGATGCTGGAGCCGAAATACGCCATCCTCGACGAAACCGACTCCGGCCTCGACATCGACGCCCTCAAAATCGTCTCCCGCGGCGTGAACGCCATGCGCAGCGAGAACCGCGGCTTCCTCGTCATCACCCACTACCAGCGCCTCTTAAATTACATCCAGCCCGACATCGTCCACGTCCTCAAAGACGGCCGCATCGTCAAAACCGGCGGCAAAGAGCTCTCCCTCGAACTCGAAGAACGCGGCTACGACTGGGTCCATGAGGAGCCTTTGGCCGCTGCTGCTTAA
- a CDS encoding YcxB family protein gives MSEEITAKVTFDQPTMLAGYRWHVRASWIYRTIRAILLVMVVASMVSFVVTRISPEARGYLVYITIFLIAYWPLVLFLQKVLFISNLKSSPLFGTQIACSIADTGLGVDSIAFRGTYFWNAFHKTATTTEGVLLYQQKLLFIWLPKTAFTSEADYTRFLDLLAAKTKHSKLT, from the coding sequence ATGAGCGAAGAGATTACAGCGAAGGTGACTTTCGACCAGCCAACCATGTTGGCGGGTTATCGCTGGCATGTGCGAGCGAGTTGGATCTACCGTACGATTCGAGCTATTTTACTCGTGATGGTTGTCGCATCGATGGTTTCATTTGTTGTTACCAGAATTTCACCCGAGGCGAGAGGCTATCTTGTTTACATCACCATTTTCTTGATTGCCTATTGGCCGCTTGTTCTCTTTTTGCAGAAGGTTCTCTTTATATCAAATCTCAAAAGTAGTCCTCTTTTTGGAACGCAGATCGCATGTAGCATCGCGGATACTGGTCTAGGAGTCGATTCAATCGCATTCCGCGGCACTTATTTTTGGAATGCTTTCCATAAGACTGCCACCACCACAGAAGGTGTATTGCTTTATCAGCAAAAGCTTCTGTTCATCTGGCTCCCCAAGACCGCATTCACCTCCGAGGCTGACTACACCCGTTTCCTCGACCTCCTCGCCGCCAAAACCAAGCACTCAAAACTCACATGA
- the sufB gene encoding Fe-S cluster assembly protein SufB, which yields MVSAPDSTLDVPPAVENDISDIRVDSVGDFTFPERNKFDSGFGITSKTVDYISDVKGDPDWIREFRHKALKVFQDKPMPTHWATKDLENIHFDEFRYYLSDGQKPKRSWDDVPEDVKKTFDRLGIPEQERKFLAGVEAQYDSEAAYSNIKAAVEEQGVIFVNSTEGLHKYPEIFKKWFGKVIPTGDNKFSALNSAVFSGGSFIYVPPGVKVKHPLQAYFRINSEQFGQFERTLIIADEGAEVMYMEGCTAPKFETATLHSAVVELVAMKGAKIQYVTVQNWSSNVFNLVTKRGIAHEDAEVRWIDCNIGSRLTMKYPGVIMKGKRARGEVISIALANSGQHQDTGAKMVHAADETTSNVISKSISIGEGRATYRGLVHIPKHLKGCKNNTECDALLINPNSRTDTYPAISVRGNQHATQHEASVSQVSADQIFYLMQRGLTEAEAMSLSVNGFINDLVKEFPMEYSVELKRLIDLEMKGSVG from the coding sequence ATGGTCTCCGCCCCCGACTCCACCCTCGACGTCCCACCGGCCGTCGAAAACGACATCTCCGACATCCGCGTCGATAGCGTCGGCGATTTCACCTTCCCCGAGCGCAACAAGTTCGACTCCGGCTTCGGCATCACGTCGAAGACCGTCGATTACATCAGCGATGTGAAGGGCGATCCCGATTGGATCCGCGAGTTCCGACACAAGGCGCTCAAAGTCTTCCAGGACAAGCCCATGCCCACGCATTGGGCCACGAAAGACCTCGAAAACATCCACTTCGACGAATTCCGCTACTACCTCAGCGACGGCCAGAAGCCGAAGCGTTCCTGGGACGACGTGCCCGAGGACGTGAAGAAGACCTTCGACCGCCTCGGCATCCCCGAGCAGGAGCGCAAATTCCTCGCCGGCGTCGAGGCGCAGTATGACAGCGAGGCCGCTTACTCGAACATCAAAGCCGCCGTCGAAGAGCAGGGCGTCATCTTCGTCAACAGCACCGAAGGCCTGCACAAATACCCCGAGATCTTCAAGAAGTGGTTCGGCAAAGTCATCCCCACGGGCGACAACAAATTCTCCGCGCTCAACAGCGCCGTCTTCAGTGGCGGCTCCTTCATCTACGTCCCGCCCGGCGTGAAGGTGAAACATCCGCTCCAAGCCTACTTCCGCATCAACAGCGAGCAGTTCGGCCAGTTCGAGCGCACGCTCATCATCGCCGATGAAGGCGCCGAGGTCATGTACATGGAAGGCTGCACCGCGCCGAAGTTTGAGACCGCCACGCTGCACAGCGCCGTCGTCGAACTCGTCGCCATGAAAGGCGCGAAGATCCAATACGTCACCGTGCAAAACTGGAGCAGCAACGTCTTCAACCTCGTCACCAAGCGCGGCATCGCCCATGAGGACGCCGAAGTGCGCTGGATCGACTGCAACATCGGCAGCCGCCTCACCATGAAATACCCTGGCGTCATCATGAAGGGCAAACGCGCCCGTGGTGAAGTCATCAGCATCGCTTTGGCGAACAGCGGCCAGCATCAGGACACCGGCGCGAAGATGGTCCACGCCGCCGACGAGACCACCAGCAACGTCATCAGCAAATCCATCTCCATCGGCGAAGGCCGCGCCACCTATCGCGGCCTCGTCCACATCCCGAAGCACCTCAAAGGCTGCAAAAACAACACCGAGTGCGACGCCCTGCTCATCAACCCCAACAGCCGCACCGACACCTACCCCGCCATCAGCGTCCGCGGCAACCAGCATGCCACCCAGCACGAAGCCAGCGTCAGCCAGGTCAGCGCCGACCAAATCTTCTACCTCATGCAACGCGGCCTCACCGAAGCCGAAGCCATGAGCTTGTCCGTCAACGGCTTCATCAACGACCTCGTGAAGGAGTTCCCGATGGAATACAGCGTGGAGCTGAAGCGACTCATTGATCTCGAAATGAAAGGCAGCGTTGGCTAG
- a CDS encoding ThuA domain-containing protein, producing the protein MKRHLLLLAALLTSHASHLTAAEPLRVFIRAGKKSHGPGAHDFPQFLKEWVPMLNERGAKCEGGMEFPTKEQLDKTDVLILHAQEAGNIKIGDERKNLMEFLARGGGIVTIHAAAVSKDHDWFKTIIGGSWHFGQTKWLEAPMSLYFTDHDNAITKDISNFDIDDEIYYDMDLLPEAKILAAAYTPNTPQIKGGNKEAQQRAAEAVAKKKAVNIYDIQPQVWTYERNGAIPGPSEGGKNAPDTTYRAFTCIPGHYHRNFSHNGIRTLILRGIAWAGKRENIDELCKPDELGDALRYVEGGCPSPQELPKALEVHPEFNLSLVAAEPLINKPMNIDWDEKGRLWVVETPEYPNGLRQSNVDAWKDSGANQPGHYDRKPLDCVSILSDTNGDGVMDKKTVFADEIELATSSVFYKNGVIVCAAPDVWFFEDTNGDDKADKRTKLYTNLGNRDTHAVINNMRWGLDGWVYATHGYSSTDDVIGYPQPSAQSSVLSAQKNQTEHSALNTKHLGPIGAGVVRFKPDGTAFEQYASRGGNTWGLDITSDGQVFYTQPTSGNHFIHVVLPEYVLAKGKLPGVMGTNGMLPKEPTYPAMHWEQQAYVQIDQVGSYTAAAGCAIYEGGAWPAKWNYGYFTTEPTLNIVSHFMVEPDGVTYKAKREPGREQTEFIRSKNLWFRPIENRVGPDGALYIVDFCNQAVIHNDTRGPTHGPANAAVRPDRDHYYGRIWKVQHKEAKKVEVPVLQKTDVVALASIIKEPGNAAVKKTARRLLNEIGLDSLDKLLNQLQDKAMAESVSAAAFEKSGFGDDEFPGVKKVLGPAGFKSSGAENQTVEAIEARRSQYAELLGNAPEQDLPLRIYKLAFMAGDPVLRAAYIDLFSKHTDSWTRSAIIAACTVAPSAMISDVLAQKQSEDLESLVSALVPAAILEDSGKLITACANADAKADPVKNAILRGIATSMNEAPAMSPALTEALKKLLGQPSLTAATLPLVTKWDKGGALAAEVKAQLDKLSATLSDNAAHVEARVSAASALASVGSADATAKVVAALAASGDSEALQSGLINSLEQSGHAEALVPSMIRLKPKPLSQAFEAILKRPEATNSLLDAVKADTLKRELFAPGDVARLRSHPNKQIAKRAHDLFKVNNAAKDAIIAKLVPEVEKPGNAAQGKVLFAACAVCHKLGDVGVAVGPPLDGMGAHGPAELLVHIVDPNREVDPSFWAFNITTKKGEVLVGVITSENNSTVTLATQAGVREILKSDIDKRENTRRSLMPEGLDALGPDALRDILAFICGDAMKQFRILHLADAFTADSRDGLFASADPRGGQVKLTKFGNVKVDGVPFFIQDPAKSSTGGNLIVLKGGPGKDNHSQTFPAKAEVAINVAAKSLQLLSGVSGWGWPAVQDEAPALKATVVYEGGEKEEFTLLNGIHFSDYIRPVEVPGSKGIEGLADGQEPRLLTLELTKKAVAKTLILESPAGNKTPPVIIAVTADIEGKGPAPLSADVSKRPTPAKGKGKAKEAAQVGPAAPDSPKEGGKGDGPLVPAAPVQWEAGKTKVLVIGGGSSHNFKDFFGTTDVATLKAAGFTVHYTEDRDQAAAELANADAAIISVNRKFFDTGAYRKALFDFAAAGKGIVMLHPGTWYGFGGWPELNAQIVGGGARGHDKIHPFDVKALKADHPVMKDVPASFTVEDELYYVNAEGAPEGTAPIEVLAETSNSDKYQKPHPSVWITKHPKARVVGIALGHDARTHDLKPYQQLLINAAKWTSGK; encoded by the coding sequence ATGAAACGCCATCTCCTGCTTCTCGCGGCACTTCTCACTTCTCACGCCTCACATCTCACCGCCGCCGAGCCGCTCCGCGTCTTCATCCGTGCTGGCAAAAAATCTCACGGCCCGGGGGCGCATGATTTCCCGCAGTTTTTGAAGGAATGGGTGCCGATGCTCAATGAACGCGGCGCCAAGTGCGAGGGCGGCATGGAATTCCCGACCAAGGAGCAGCTCGACAAGACGGACGTGCTCATCCTTCACGCCCAAGAGGCCGGAAACATCAAGATCGGCGATGAGCGGAAGAACCTGATGGAGTTCCTCGCCCGCGGCGGCGGCATCGTGACGATTCACGCGGCGGCGGTGTCGAAGGATCACGATTGGTTCAAGACGATCATCGGCGGCTCGTGGCACTTTGGGCAGACGAAGTGGTTGGAGGCACCCATGAGCCTCTACTTCACCGATCACGACAACGCGATCACGAAGGACATCAGCAACTTCGACATCGACGACGAGATCTACTACGACATGGATCTGCTTCCCGAGGCCAAGATCCTCGCCGCTGCCTACACGCCGAACACGCCGCAGATCAAAGGCGGCAACAAAGAGGCGCAGCAACGCGCCGCCGAGGCCGTGGCGAAAAAGAAGGCCGTGAACATTTACGACATCCAGCCGCAGGTGTGGACCTATGAGCGTAATGGGGCCATTCCTGGCCCCTCTGAAGGGGGCAAGAATGCCCCCGATACGACCTACCGCGCCTTCACCTGCATCCCCGGCCATTACCATCGCAACTTCAGCCACAACGGCATCCGCACCCTGATCCTCCGCGGCATCGCCTGGGCCGGAAAGCGTGAGAACATCGACGAACTCTGCAAACCGGACGAGTTGGGCGATGCGCTGCGCTACGTCGAGGGCGGCTGCCCCAGCCCGCAGGAGCTGCCGAAGGCGCTCGAAGTGCATCCCGAGTTCAATTTGAGCCTCGTCGCCGCCGAGCCGCTGATCAACAAGCCCATGAACATCGACTGGGATGAAAAAGGCCGCCTGTGGGTCGTCGAGACGCCGGAGTATCCAAACGGCCTCCGCCAATCAAACGTGGACGCGTGGAAGGACAGCGGTGCCAACCAGCCCGGCCACTACGACCGCAAACCGCTCGATTGCGTCTCCATCCTCTCCGACACGAACGGCGACGGCGTCATGGACAAAAAGACCGTCTTTGCCGACGAGATCGAGCTCGCCACGAGCAGCGTGTTTTACAAAAACGGCGTCATCGTCTGCGCCGCGCCCGATGTGTGGTTCTTCGAGGACACGAACGGCGACGACAAGGCCGACAAACGCACCAAGCTCTACACCAACCTCGGCAACCGCGACACGCACGCCGTTATCAACAACATGCGCTGGGGCCTCGACGGCTGGGTTTATGCCACGCATGGGTATTCGAGCACGGATGATGTGATTGGGTATCCCCAGCCAAGTGCTCAGTCCTCAGTGCTTAGTGCTCAGAAAAACCAAACTGAGCACTCAGCACTAAACACTAAGCACTTGGGCCCCATCGGCGCGGGAGTCGTCCGCTTCAAACCCGACGGCACCGCTTTCGAGCAATATGCTTCGAGAGGCGGCAACACCTGGGGCCTCGACATCACCAGCGACGGCCAGGTTTTCTACACACAGCCCACCAGCGGCAATCACTTCATCCACGTCGTGCTGCCGGAGTATGTGCTGGCCAAAGGCAAGCTGCCCGGCGTCATGGGCACGAACGGCATGCTGCCGAAAGAGCCGACCTATCCCGCCATGCATTGGGAGCAGCAGGCCTATGTGCAGATCGACCAGGTCGGCAGCTACACCGCCGCCGCTGGTTGCGCCATCTATGAAGGTGGTGCCTGGCCCGCGAAGTGGAACTACGGTTACTTCACCACCGAGCCCACGCTGAACATCGTCAGCCACTTCATGGTCGAGCCCGATGGCGTGACCTACAAAGCCAAGCGCGAGCCCGGCCGCGAGCAGACCGAGTTCATCCGCAGCAAGAACCTGTGGTTCCGCCCCATCGAAAATCGCGTCGGCCCCGATGGTGCGCTCTACATCGTCGATTTCTGCAATCAGGCTGTCATTCACAACGACACCCGCGGCCCCACCCACGGCCCCGCCAACGCCGCCGTCCGCCCCGACCGCGACCACTACTACGGCCGCATCTGGAAGGTGCAGCACAAGGAGGCGAAGAAGGTGGAGGTGCCTGTGCTGCAAAAGACTGACGTCGTAGCTCTAGCTTCAATCATCAAAGAACCGGGTAATGCAGCGGTGAAGAAAACTGCTCGTCGCCTGCTGAATGAAATTGGTCTCGACTCTCTGGATAAGCTGCTGAATCAGCTTCAGGACAAAGCAATGGCAGAATCTGTCTCAGCCGCTGCTTTTGAGAAGAGTGGTTTTGGAGATGATGAATTCCCAGGTGTAAAAAAGGTTCTTGGACCGGCTGGCTTCAAAAGCAGTGGTGCAGAAAACCAAACGGTGGAAGCTATTGAGGCGAGACGCTCGCAATACGCTGAGCTACTGGGAAATGCTCCCGAGCAAGACCTTCCTCTACGCATTTACAAGTTGGCTTTTATGGCTGGAGACCCTGTGTTGCGGGCTGCCTACATCGATTTGTTCTCAAAGCATACCGACTCGTGGACAAGATCAGCAATCATTGCGGCCTGTACGGTTGCACCGTCAGCTATGATTTCTGATGTTCTTGCTCAAAAGCAGTCCGAGGATTTGGAAAGCTTGGTAAGCGCTTTAGTTCCGGCTGCGATCTTGGAGGACTCGGGAAAACTCATCACCGCCTGCGCCAACGCCGATGCGAAGGCTGATCCAGTGAAGAATGCCATCCTCCGCGGCATCGCAACGAGCATGAACGAAGCTCCTGCGATGTCTCCGGCTCTCACGGAGGCATTGAAGAAGCTCCTCGGCCAGCCTTCGCTCACTGCCGCCACCTTGCCGCTCGTGACGAAGTGGGACAAAGGCGGTGCGCTCGCTGCCGAGGTCAAAGCGCAGCTCGACAAACTCAGCGCCACGCTTTCTGACAACGCCGCGCATGTGGAGGCGCGTGTGAGCGCGGCGAGTGCACTTGCTAGTGTGGGCTCCGCAGACGCGACAGCGAAAGTGGTTGCGGCTTTAGCCGCATCTGGGGACTCCGAAGCGCTCCAATCTGGACTGATCAATTCTTTGGAACAAAGCGGTCATGCTGAGGCACTCGTTCCCTCCATGATTCGGCTAAAGCCGAAACCACTTTCCCAAGCCTTCGAAGCCATCCTCAAGCGCCCCGAAGCCACCAACTCCCTCCTCGACGCTGTGAAGGCCGACACGCTCAAGCGCGAGCTTTTCGCCCCCGGCGATGTCGCACGTCTGCGCTCGCATCCGAACAAGCAGATCGCCAAACGGGCGCACGACCTCTTCAAGGTCAACAATGCCGCGAAGGATGCCATCATCGCCAAACTCGTGCCGGAGGTCGAAAAGCCCGGCAATGCCGCGCAGGGCAAAGTGCTCTTCGCCGCGTGCGCGGTGTGCCACAAGCTCGGTGACGTCGGTGTGGCCGTCGGGCCGCCGCTCGATGGCATGGGTGCGCATGGTCCCGCTGAGTTGCTCGTGCACATCGTCGATCCGAACCGCGAGGTCGATCCCAGCTTCTGGGCCTTCAACATCACCACGAAGAAGGGCGAGGTGCTCGTCGGCGTCATCACCAGCGAGAACAATTCCACCGTCACGCTCGCCACGCAGGCCGGTGTGCGCGAGATTTTGAAGAGCGACATCGACAAGCGCGAAAACACCCGCCGCAGCCTCATGCCGGAAGGCCTCGATGCGCTCGGCCCGGATGCCTTGCGCGATATCCTCGCCTTCATCTGCGGCGATGCGATGAAGCAGTTCCGCATCCTCCACCTCGCCGATGCTTTCACCGCCGACAGCCGCGACGGCCTCTTCGCCAGCGCTGATCCTCGCGGCGGCCAAGTGAAGCTCACCAAGTTCGGCAACGTGAAGGTCGATGGCGTGCCGTTTTTCATCCAAGATCCCGCGAAAAGCTCCACCGGCGGCAATTTGATCGTCCTCAAAGGCGGCCCCGGCAAAGACAACCACTCGCAGACTTTCCCCGCGAAGGCCGAAGTGGCCATCAATGTCGCCGCGAAGAGCCTGCAACTCCTCAGCGGCGTCTCCGGCTGGGGCTGGCCCGCCGTGCAGGATGAAGCGCCTGCGCTCAAAGCCACCGTCGTCTATGAAGGCGGCGAGAAAGAGGAATTCACCCTCCTCAACGGCATCCACTTCAGCGATTACATCCGCCCCGTCGAAGTCCCCGGCTCCAAAGGCATCGAAGGCCTCGCCGACGGCCAGGAACCGCGCCTCCTCACACTCGAACTCACGAAGAAAGCCGTCGCCAAGACGCTGATCCTCGAAAGCCCTGCGGGAAATAAGACGCCGCCGGTCATCATCGCTGTCACCGCCGACATCGAAGGAAAAGGGCCTGCTCCGCTGAGCGCCGACGTTTCCAAACGCCCGACACCTGCCAAAGGCAAAGGCAAGGCCAAAGAAGCTGCTCAGGTCGGCCCCGCCGCTCCTGATTCCCCTAAAGAAGGCGGCAAAGGCGATGGCCCGCTTGTTCCAGCCGCGCCCGTGCAGTGGGAAGCTGGCAAAACCAAGGTCCTCGTCATCGGCGGCGGTTCGTCGCACAACTTCAAAGACTTCTTCGGCACCACCGATGTCGCCACGCTGAAAGCCGCCGGCTTCACCGTCCACTACACCGAAGACCGCGACCAAGCCGCTGCCGAACTCGCCAACGCCGACGCCGCCATCATCAGCGTGAACCGCAAATTCTTCGACACCGGCGCGTATCGCAAAGCGCTCTTCGACTTCGCCGCCGCAGGCAAAGGCATCGTCATGCTGCATCCCGGCACCTGGTATGGCTTCGGCGGCTGGCCGGAGCTGAACGCCCAAATCGTCGGCGGCGGCGCCCGCGGCCACGACAAGATCCATCCCTTCGACGTGAAAGCCCTCAAAGCCGACCATCCCGTCATGAAGGACGTGCCCGCCAGCTTCACCGTCGAAGACGAACTCTACTACGTGAATGCCGAAGGTGCCCCCGAAGGCACCGCGCCCATCGAAGTCCTCGCCGAGACCAGCAACAGCGACAAATACCAAAAGCCGCACCCCAGCGTCTGGATCACCAAACATCCAAAAGCCCGCGTCGTCGGCATCGCCCTCGGCCACGACGCCCGCACCCATGACCTGAAACCCTACCAGCAGCTCCTCATCAACGCGGCAAAGTGGACGAGCGGGAAGTGA
- a CDS encoding transcriptional repressor — MPPSATSTRAPSKPTGLECRMAVLGADVRLTPHRREVFDVLAGSTDHPTAYDILDRVKSRSPGISLATVYNCLDHLTTHGLIKQVHLERGQSRYCANLHEHVHFHCETCGKVIDAHPATDFDPAKFWNLPKGTRVTRTDLAIHGVCENCART, encoded by the coding sequence ATGCCACCCTCCGCCACCTCCACCCGTGCCCCTTCGAAGCCTACCGGCCTCGAATGCCGCATGGCCGTCCTCGGGGCCGATGTGCGCCTCACGCCTCACCGTCGCGAGGTCTTCGACGTGCTCGCTGGCTCCACGGACCACCCCACGGCCTACGACATCCTCGACCGGGTCAAATCCCGCTCGCCCGGCATCTCCCTGGCCACGGTTTACAACTGTCTCGACCATCTCACCACCCACGGCCTCATCAAGCAGGTCCACCTGGAGCGCGGCCAGTCCCGCTACTGCGCCAATCTCCACGAGCACGTCCATTTCCACTGCGAGACCTGCGGCAAAGTCATCGACGCCCACCCGGCCACCGATTTCGACCCCGCCAAGTTCTGGAACCTCCCCAAAGGCACGCGGGTGACACGAACGGACCTCGCCATCCATGGAGTCTGCGAAAACTGCGCTCGAACCTAA